In the Octadecabacter sp. SW4 genome, one interval contains:
- the recO gene encoding DNA repair protein RecO: MIEWRDEGPLIAVRKHGETSVIIEVFTAEHGRHAGVVRGGTSRKVSASLQPGTQIEITWKARLEDHLGSITVEPQRSRAAQVMQDRVALAGLNAVCAILSFSLPEREPHPALYARTVALLDLLGQGDVWPLAYLQWEMALLDELGFGLDLSACAVTGTNADLCFVSPRTGRAVSRENAGPWVDRLLPLSPALIGRDITDENILQGLKTTGHFFENHLAPSLGDRKFPASRARLLDALNRQP; the protein is encoded by the coding sequence ATGATAGAATGGCGCGACGAAGGCCCGCTGATTGCGGTGCGCAAACATGGCGAAACCTCGGTCATTATCGAGGTGTTCACGGCTGAACATGGCCGCCACGCCGGTGTCGTGCGCGGTGGCACCAGCCGCAAGGTTTCGGCCAGCCTGCAGCCCGGCACCCAGATCGAGATCACATGGAAAGCGCGGCTCGAGGATCATTTGGGCAGCATCACCGTTGAACCGCAGCGTAGCCGCGCCGCGCAAGTGATGCAGGATCGTGTGGCGCTTGCCGGGTTGAACGCGGTCTGCGCCATCCTGTCGTTCAGCCTGCCCGAGCGTGAACCCCACCCCGCCCTTTATGCGCGCACCGTGGCGCTGCTTGATCTGTTGGGGCAGGGTGATGTCTGGCCACTGGCCTATCTGCAATGGGAAATGGCGCTGCTGGATGAACTGGGCTTTGGCCTTGATCTGTCGGCCTGCGCCGTGACCGGTACCAACGCGGATCTGTGTTTCGTGTCGCCGCGCACGGGGCGCGCGGTGAGCCGCGAAAATGCGGGTCCGTGGGTGGACAGGTTGCTACCGCTCTCGCCCGCCCTGATCGGGCGCGACATCACCGATGAAAACATCCTGCAAGGGCTGAAAACCACCGGGCATTTCTTTGAGAACCACCTAGCGCCGTCATTGGGGGATCGCAAATTTCCCGCAAGCCGCGCACGCCTTCTGGATGCGCTTAATCGCCAGCCTTGA
- a CDS encoding META domain-containing protein encodes MRLFPLVLIAALAGCVGGKGMSGYDANTVFRLIGLDSAPFTARATIQFAEDGRVTGQAPCNSYFAAQTAPYPAFNVENIGATRMACPDLAAETQFFTALQSMSRSEVLGDTLILRNDAGREMVFKAGD; translated from the coding sequence ATGCGCCTGTTTCCACTTGTCTTGATCGCCGCGCTTGCGGGGTGTGTGGGAGGCAAAGGCATGTCCGGATACGACGCTAACACCGTTTTTCGCCTGATCGGGCTGGACAGTGCGCCGTTCACGGCCCGCGCCACAATCCAATTTGCCGAAGACGGCCGCGTCACCGGCCAGGCGCCCTGCAACAGCTATTTCGCCGCGCAAACCGCGCCCTATCCAGCGTTCAACGTCGAAAATATCGGCGCGACGCGCATGGCCTGCCCTGATCTGGCGGCCGAGACGCAGTTTTTCACCGCACTTCAATCCATGTCACGGTCCGAAGTCCTTGGTGACACGCTGATCCTGCGCAACGACGCGGGGCGCGAAATGGTGTTCAAGGCTGGCGATTAA